A DNA window from Brassica napus cultivar Da-Ae chromosome C1, Da-Ae, whole genome shotgun sequence contains the following coding sequences:
- the LOC106373047 gene encoding uncharacterized protein LOC106373047 — protein MSAAMDRALMALSLEEEEEEVPFVMPELPGFSSTEENALSLIGRTLNPECQKISGLILTMPRKWQKEGRVRGVALSEEKFQFIFKNEHDLIDVLEKGVQTFNEWAIVLERWVENPPDDYLQYIPLWVQISKIPVNYYTEAALMTLGEMLGEVKVLAFDPTKPITQPFIRVQIRFNVANPLKMARVLDMGGGKTHTIHFDFEKLQKRCYTCKRLNHEKQVCPLEIKKRQSDATRRRERIIAEKFKDNSVLQQNDPLFGVLEEEQVGLNPNTGRPKIASEVLEEMRRFLLADTGETLAIKVDKVKKSVREVEKDPLLQRTILRLEQAPVFTTELNKGKGPVFDYGEKEMVRRNWDINAKPTKLLADSMKANRNVVLTDSSPRYNIGSNDEAEGYYLDTSSVSLTVFRAEFSEPSSSGTVRKRGPVRRRPPRAQRQRQMLALTAGNEVQVGERREGKQEVGARKRKKINQGTEEVPSIKAQCLSVIPREGSPPTQ, from the coding sequence ATGTCTGCAGCTATGGATAGGGCTCTTATGGCTCTCTCactggaagaagaggaagaggaagttcCGTTTGTCATGCCGGAGCTCCCTGGTTTTAGTTCTACAGAAGAAAATGCGCTAAGCCTCATCGGGAGGACTCTCAATCCAGAATGTCAAAAAATCTCTGGGTTAATTCTCACTATGCCAAGGAAGTGGCAGAAGGAAGGTCGAGTTAGGGGGGTAGCGTTGTCGGAAGAAAAGTTCCAGTTCATCTTTAAAAATGAACATGATCTGATAGATGTGTTAGAGAAAGGGGTCCAAACTTTCAATGAGTGGGCGATTGTCTTGGAAAGATGGGTGGAGAACCCACCAGATGACTATCTTCAGTACATCCCCCTTTGGGTCCAGATAAGCAAAATCCCAGTCAACTACTACACTGAGGCTGCTCTCATGACTCTAGGGGAAATGCTAGGTGAAGTTAAGGTTCTTGCCTTCGATCCTACGAAACCTATCACTCAGCCCTTCATTAGGGTTCAGATTCGCTTCAATGTTGCTAATCCTCTGAAGATGGCGAGGGTTCTGGATATGGGAGGAGGCAAAACTCATACGATACATTTCGATTTCGAGAAGCTCCAGAAGAGATGTTATACCTGCAAGAGGCTGAATCATGAGAAACAAGTCTGCCCTTTGGAGATCAAAAAACGTCAATCTGATGCTACGCGGAGAAGAGAAAGGATTATAGCTGAAAAGTTCAAAGATAACAGTGTTCTGCAACAGAATGATCCTCTGTTCGGGGTGCTGGAAGAAGAGCAAGTAGGGCTGAATCCAAACACAGGAAGGCCGAAAATTGCTAGTGAAGTTCTGGAGGAAATGAGAAGATTCCTACTGGCTGATACGGGTGAAACTCTGGCTATTAAGGTTGACAAGGTGAAGAAATCAGTTAGAGAAGTCGAGAAAGATCCTCTGTTACAGAGGACCATTCTGAGACTAGAGCAAGCTCCGGTCTTTACTACAGAGTTAAACAAAGGCAAAGGACCAGTGTTTGACTACGGAGAGAAGGAGATGGTTCGACGTAATTGGGACATCAATGCCAAGCCGACCAAACTCTTGGCTGATTCCATGAAGGCTAACAGAAATGTCGTGCTCACAGATTCTTCACCGAGATACAATATTGGTTCGAATGATGAAGCTGAAGGTTACTATCTGGACACTTCTTCTGTCAGTCTTACGGTTTTTCGAGCTGAGTTCTCTGAACCTAGTTCTTCCGGGACTGTTAGAAAACGTGGGCCGGTAAGGAGAAGACCACCACGAGCTCAAAGACAGAGACAGATGCTAGCTCTCACTGCTGGGAATGAGGTTCAAGTGGGTGAGAGAAGAGAAGGGAAACAGGAAGTTGGAGcgagaaagaggaagaagattaaCCAAGGAACCGAGGAAGTTCCATCCATCAAGGCGCAATGCTTATCGGTGATCCCACGTGAGGGATCGCCCCCTACCCAATGA
- the LOC106375745 gene encoding leucoanthocyanidin dioxygenase, with the protein MVAVERVESLAKSGINSIPKEYIRPKEELESINDVFQEEKKEDGPQVPTIDLQDIESEDETIREKCIEELKKAAMDWGVMHLINHGVPVELMERVKKSGEEFFGLPVEEKEKYANDQAKGKIQGYGSKLANNASGQLEWEDYFFHLVYPEDKRDLSLWPKTPTDYIEATSEYAKCLRLLATKVFKALSIALGLEPDRLENEVGGIEELLLQMKINYYPKCPQPELALGVEAHTDVSALTFILHNMVPGLQLFYEGKWVIAKCVPDSIVMHIGDTLEILSNGKFKSILHRGLVNKEKVRISWAVFCEPPKEKIVLKPLPEMVSVESPAKFPPRTFAQHIEHKLFRNEQEELVTEKKDEV; encoded by the exons ATGGTGGCAGTTGAAAGAGTTGAGAGCTTAGCAAAAAGCGGAATCAACTCCATCCCAAAAGAATACATCCGTCCAAAAGAAGAGCTCGAGAGCATCAACGACGTGTtccaagaagagaagaaagaagacgGTCCACAAGTCCCCACCATCGATCTCCAAGACATCGAGTCAGAAGACGAAACCATCCGTGAGAAATGCATAGAGGAGCTCAAGAAGGCGGCTATGGATTGGGGAGTAATGCATTTGATCAACCATGGTGTACCGGTTGAACTAATGGAGCGTGTGAAGAAGTCAGGAGAAGAGTTCTTCGGTTTGCCCGTTGAAGAGAAGGAGAAGTATGCAAACGATCAAGCCAAGGGAAAGATTCAAGGGTATGGAAGCAAGTTGGCTAACAACGCGAGTGGACAGCTTGAGTGGGAAGATTACTTCTTCCATCTTGTTTATCCTGAAGACAAGAGAGATCTATCACTTTGGCCTAAGACACCAACTGATTACAT TGAAGCTACGAGTGAGTACGCTAAGTGTCTTCGTTTGCTAGCAACAAAAGTCTTCAAGGCTCTCTCTATCGCCCTAGGCTTAGAGCCTGACCGTCTAGAGAATGAAGTGGGCGGTATAGAAGAGCTTCTGCTCCAAATGAAGATCAATTACTACCCAAAATGCCCTCAGCCTGAGCTAGCACTTGGCGTGGAAGCTCACACCGATGTAAGCGCTTTGACCTTCATTCTACACAACATGGTTCCGGGTTTGCAGCTTTTTTACGAGGGTAAATGGGTCATTGCAAAATGTGTTCCTGATTCGATTGTGATGCACATTGGAGATACGTTGGAGATTCTTAGCAATGGGAAGTTTAAGAGTATACTTCACCGTGGATTGGTGAACAAGGAGAAGGTAAGGATTTCTTGGGCTGTGTTTTGTGAACCACCAAAGGAAAAGATTGTGCTTAAGCCATTGCCGGAGATGGTGAGTGTTGAGTCTCCGGCTAAGTTTCCTCCAAGGACGTTTGCTCAGCATATTGAGCATAAGTTGTTCAGGAATGAGCAAGAGGAGTTGGTAACTGAGAAAAAGGATGAAGTCTGA
- the BNAC01G14290D gene encoding uncharacterized protein BNAC01G14290D — translation MTCPEDETAVLLLPTRVEGDDVEKGGYVKLSEGQESSSSSGQEEEEEEEVKEAATSPFWFWVKLALLFSFLASLAFVAYRWLGPLIMDKELIPIIKWEIRTFTHPVCGLLVFASVAVFPTMLLPSTPSMWIAGMTFGYGYGFLLIISAAAVGVSLPYFIGHLFRHKIQGWMESYPDQAVVLRAAGEGNWFHQFRAVTLIRISPFPYILYNYCSVATRVKYGPYITGSLLGMVPEIFVAIYTGNLVKTLAEASSADKHGLSVTQIILNILGFLGTVATTVLITKYAKRQLETMKKEEEALLQ, via the exons ATGACGTGTCCAGAAGACGAAACGGCGGTTCTTTTGCTGCCGACGAGAGTCGAAGGCGATGACGTCGAGAAAGGGGGTTATGTGAAACTGAGTGAGGGtcaagaatcatcatcatcatcagggcaggaagaggaagaagaagaagaagtaaaggAGGCTGCTACGTCGCCGTTTTGGTTCTGGGTCAAGCTTGCTCTTTTATTCTCTTTCCTTGCTTCCTTGGCCTTCGTTGCTTACAGATGGCTCGGTCCTTTAATCATGGACAAG GAGCTAATCCCGATTATCAAATGGGAGATTAGGACTTTCACACATCCAGTGTGCGGTCTTCTTGTCTTTGCATCCGTGGCTGTGTTCCCCACTATGCTTCTTCCCTCTACTCCCTCCATGTGGATCGCTGGGATGACCTTTGGTTATGGCTACGGCTTTCTACTTATTATTTCAGCTGCTGCTGTTGGTGTCTCGCTTCCTTACTTCATTGGACACCTCTTCCGCCACAAAATTCAA GGATGGATGGAAAGTTATCCTGATCAAGCAGTTGTACTAAGAGCTGCCGGTGAAGGCAATTGGTTTCACCAGTTTCGAGCAGTGACTTTAATCCGGATTTCTCCGTTTCCTTACATTCTTTATAACTACTGTTCTGTTGCAACTCGTGTTAAGTACGGTCCTTACATCACTGGATCTCTCTTAGGCATGGTCCCTGAGATCTTTGTTGCTATCTATAC AGGGAATCTTGTAAAGACATTAGCGGAAGCATCTTCTGCAGATAAACACGGGCTCTCGGTTACACAGATTATTCTCAACATTCTCGGCTTTTTAGGAACTGTTGCTACAACGGTTCTCATCACGAAGTATGCGAAAAGACAGCTGGAGACCAtgaagaaagaggaagaagcaTTGTTGCAATAA
- the LOC106375744 gene encoding protein TPX2-like isoform X1 encodes MEMEPMVIEVKEIDMEYEFDAARWYDFTRMELPAESEAAELWFHSAPSYAPSPFVTTLLLIEEVSHDKTEEDEKVTADVCGIDREIYHQHPHLNKNGPPVSNHKHNDNKPKLRAKSSIRPSPRSSTLMRPTASQLAKQNYARKFPMQVDKIHEKGLCGTKVQAAKRQKLDGGLLRKVAGTKQEMSFVHKIPKKDTTLDRNSQHTRIKLTTPHEHDFATSQRAHKIRHNNDQKLEQDSTAVYRFKARPFNRKIFDAPSLPVRKKSTPKLTEFQEFHLKTSERAMQHSSAVTKRSNQWNHAYKGPDKSNITDVFDGVSMESRRPSGMDISKHDLSEGKHVFKARPLSKKFPDKDETDSEMATQEFNFQPEKRVQKDLPTDLFSKLSIKSELKQNNGSRLRFTQAKGFKENRVNSFQAGNEVTPIAAQKTLSSAGQQIHSGHRGIILETKQRWTASRSFAYADGI; translated from the exons ATGGAAATGGAGCCAATGGTGATTGAGGTGAAAGAAATAGATATGGAGTACGAGTTCGACGCAGCTCGGTGGTATGATTTCACTCGGATGGAGTTACCGGCAGAGTCTGAGGCAGCCGAGCTCTGGTTTCACTCTGCTCCCTCCTACGCGCCTTCTC cttTCGTCACAACATTGTTACTTATAGAGGAGGTTTCTCATGACAAGACCGAGGAGGATGAGAAAGTCACAGCAGATGTTTGTGGCATAGATAGAGAAATCTATCATCAGCATCCACATTTGAATAAGAATG GGCCTCCGGTTAGCAATCACAAACACAATGATAATAAACCAAAGCTCCGAGCTAAATCAAGCATCAGACCATCTCCAAGGAGCTCAACGTTAATGAGACCTACTGCTAGTCAGTTAGCTAAACAAAATTATGCCAG AAAATTCCCTATGCAAGTGGATAAAATTCATGAGAAAGGCTTATGTGGGACCAAAGTTCAAGCGGCTAAAAGACAGAAGCTTGACGGAGGTCTTCTTCGTAAG GTTGCTGGTACAAAGCAGGAGATGAGTTTTGTTCACAAGATACCCAAGAAG GATACAACTCTTGATAGAAACTCACAACATACGAGGATAAAACTTACTACTCCACATGAGCATGATTTTGCTACATCGCAGAGGGCACACAAGATACG ACACAATAATGATCAGAAGTTAGAACAGGACTCAACAGCTGTATATAGATTCAAAGCACGTCCATTTAACCGAAAG ATATTTGATGCTCCATCATTGCCTGTCCGGAAAAAGAGCACTCCAAAACTAACTGAGTTCCAA GAATTTCATTTGAAGACTTCAGAAAGGGCTATGCAACATTCTTCAGCAGTAACAAAAAGGTCTAATCAATGGAATCATGCGTATAAG GGGCCAGACAAGTCTAATATAACTGATGTGTTTGACGGTGTTAGCATGGAAAGTAGGAG ACCAAGCGGAATGGATATATCTAAGCATGATCTCTCGGAGGGCAAACACGTTTTTAAAGCTCGTCCTCTGAGCAAGAAG TTTCCTGATAAGGATGAAACTGATTCCGAGATGGCAACACAGGAGTTTAATTTCCAACCGGAAAAGAGAGTTCAAAAAGATTTACCAACAGACCTTTTCAGCAAG CTCTCCATCAAATCCGAGCTCAAGCAAAACAATGGATCACGCCTAAGATTTACTCAAGCAAAG GGCTTCAAGGAAAATAGAGTGAACTCTTTCCAAGCAGGGAATGAG GTAACACCAATTGCAGCTCAAAAAACGCTATCTTCAGCTGGACAACAGATACATTCTGGTCATAGGGGAATAATTCTTGAAACAAAACAACGATGGACCGCTAGTAG GAGCTTTGCATACGCTGATGGTATATAG
- the LOC106375744 gene encoding protein TPX2-like isoform X2, with amino-acid sequence MEMEPMVIEVKEIDMEYEFDAARWYDFTRMELPAESEAAELWFHSAPSYAPSRPPVSNHKHNDNKPKLRAKSSIRPSPRSSTLMRPTASQLAKQNYARKFPMQVDKIHEKGLCGTKVQAAKRQKLDGGLLRKVAGTKQEMSFVHKIPKKDTTLDRNSQHTRIKLTTPHEHDFATSQRAHKIRHNNDQKLEQDSTAVYRFKARPFNRKIFDAPSLPVRKKSTPKLTEFQEFHLKTSERAMQHSSAVTKRSNQWNHAYKGPDKSNITDVFDGVSMESRRPSGMDISKHDLSEGKHVFKARPLSKKFPDKDETDSEMATQEFNFQPEKRVQKDLPTDLFSKLSIKSELKQNNGSRLRFTQAKGFKENRVNSFQAGNEVTPIAAQKTLSSAGQQIHSGHRGIILETKQRWTASRSFAYADGI; translated from the exons ATGGAAATGGAGCCAATGGTGATTGAGGTGAAAGAAATAGATATGGAGTACGAGTTCGACGCAGCTCGGTGGTATGATTTCACTCGGATGGAGTTACCGGCAGAGTCTGAGGCAGCCGAGCTCTGGTTTCACTCTGCTCCCTCCTACGCGCCTTCTC GGCCTCCGGTTAGCAATCACAAACACAATGATAATAAACCAAAGCTCCGAGCTAAATCAAGCATCAGACCATCTCCAAGGAGCTCAACGTTAATGAGACCTACTGCTAGTCAGTTAGCTAAACAAAATTATGCCAG AAAATTCCCTATGCAAGTGGATAAAATTCATGAGAAAGGCTTATGTGGGACCAAAGTTCAAGCGGCTAAAAGACAGAAGCTTGACGGAGGTCTTCTTCGTAAG GTTGCTGGTACAAAGCAGGAGATGAGTTTTGTTCACAAGATACCCAAGAAG GATACAACTCTTGATAGAAACTCACAACATACGAGGATAAAACTTACTACTCCACATGAGCATGATTTTGCTACATCGCAGAGGGCACACAAGATACG ACACAATAATGATCAGAAGTTAGAACAGGACTCAACAGCTGTATATAGATTCAAAGCACGTCCATTTAACCGAAAG ATATTTGATGCTCCATCATTGCCTGTCCGGAAAAAGAGCACTCCAAAACTAACTGAGTTCCAA GAATTTCATTTGAAGACTTCAGAAAGGGCTATGCAACATTCTTCAGCAGTAACAAAAAGGTCTAATCAATGGAATCATGCGTATAAG GGGCCAGACAAGTCTAATATAACTGATGTGTTTGACGGTGTTAGCATGGAAAGTAGGAG ACCAAGCGGAATGGATATATCTAAGCATGATCTCTCGGAGGGCAAACACGTTTTTAAAGCTCGTCCTCTGAGCAAGAAG TTTCCTGATAAGGATGAAACTGATTCCGAGATGGCAACACAGGAGTTTAATTTCCAACCGGAAAAGAGAGTTCAAAAAGATTTACCAACAGACCTTTTCAGCAAG CTCTCCATCAAATCCGAGCTCAAGCAAAACAATGGATCACGCCTAAGATTTACTCAAGCAAAG GGCTTCAAGGAAAATAGAGTGAACTCTTTCCAAGCAGGGAATGAG GTAACACCAATTGCAGCTCAAAAAACGCTATCTTCAGCTGGACAACAGATACATTCTGGTCATAGGGGAATAATTCTTGAAACAAAACAACGATGGACCGCTAGTAG GAGCTTTGCATACGCTGATGGTATATAG
- the LOC106373048 gene encoding uncharacterized protein LOC106373048 — translation MGGPRRSEASFIPFADMLECCEMEEFTSKGNKFTWEGTRWKKRIQCCLDRSFGNKAWLSLFPNSNQTFLEKRGSDHRPVWLNLSAAQSGFKGQFRFDKRLLINPEVKGLIDKVWRRTDSNCNLKVSQKISRCRTVLSRWKRTNQTNAKVKILKLQERMEWFQSKPYPCRFMIEGIHRELVGAYKEEEMFWKQKSKDKWLVFGDRSSKFFHGSVKMRRSKNQVLKLKDKEGHEQWTDEAKAEIAIEYFNELFKSTNTNSYDPVFEDFVPKVTNSMNVDLLRAVSKEEVKDAIFSINADSAPGPDGMTGAFFQKYWDIIGEQVTNEICEVFAQGALPQEWNLTYLCLLPKIPNPEHMSDLRPISLCSILYKTVSKILVRRIQPLLPTIVSVNQSAFVSDRVISDNIVIAHEAVHALKVHPKIAQEYMAVKTDMSKAYDRVEWSYLRSLLRALGFDERVVVWLMMCVTSVTFSVLVNDQPYGLISPQRGIRQGDPLSPFLFVLCTEGLTHLLNVVERNGLLNGLRFSEDGPSIHHLLFADDSLFMCKAYLAQATVLHRVLEFYGEATGQCINLLKSSISFGDKVDVQTRLLVREIMGIENEGGASKYLGLPECFSGSKVELFSYLKDRTQARLDLWYLQHLSQGGKEILLKSTAGAIPVSAMGCFKLPKTILSKLATMMANYWWSSEPHHRKMHWISWDKMCLPKSLGGMGFKDLECFNQAMLAKQAEKILNNPHCLLARFLKSIYFVDGDFLSAPLGVRSSYAWRSLLFGRDLLQKGLKLRVGNGQRTRVVWLDKWVEDPIVGLRAPWIKNNTFDVNLRAEYLIDFEERIWNQHKLRELFVQGDVDIISRCQPVCHRDDFFTWNYNKNGRISVKSAYWLASMEKFKIHHSRSFELPSLNGLKESCWRVQTTPKIKVFLWKAMSEALSVAELINARGMHVDARCQACGEEPETINHVLFTCHVARQVWALSSIPNTRKGFHEFSVYANLNFLLNLKSYGNGPLRLWRSWPWIVWNLWKRRNELLFRGRGFSLEEVVKKAENETEEWLLAQIMEKEWSVSEKVNKAVDGSKWTPPPSGWLCCNVGVDWSKRDGQGGGGWVLRNERGVVILHSRRAFSGLFNKDEANFEILKWVVESMRSHRISNVIISGDLEAMFGAIARPDTWPSFLFYVGEIERELVGTSGIIFQKVSREENRGAMLIAQSVTRKGLTQSYVSSGHPNWLYEFFVNESRHI, via the coding sequence ATGGGAGGGCCTAGAAGATCTGAAGCGTCCTTTATACCTTTTGCTGATATGTTAGAGTGCTGTGAAATGGAGGAATTCACGAGCAAAGGAAACAAGTTTACTTGGGAAGGCACTCGTTGGAAGAAAAGAATCCAATGTTGTTTGGACCGAAGTTTTGGGAATAAAGCTTGGCTCTCCTTGTTTCCGAATTCTAATCAGACATTCTTGGAGAAACGTGGGTCTGATCACAGGCCCGTGTGGCTGAACCTTTCTGCTGCTCAGAGTGGTTTCAAAGGACAGTTCCGGTTTGATAAGAGACTACTCATTAATCCGGAGGTTAAAGGACTTATTGACAAGGTCTGGAGGAGAACTGACTCTAACTGCAATCTTAAGGTGTCGCAAAAGATCAGTAGATGCAGGACGGTGCTGAGTCGCTGGAAGAGAACGAACCAGACTAATGCTAAGGTCAAAATTCTTAAACTGCAGGAGAGGATGGAATGGTTCCAATCGAAACCGTACCCTTGCAGATTCATGATTGAAGGCATTCACAGAGAGCTAGTTGGGGCTTATAAGGAGGAAGAAATGTTTTGGAAACAGAAGAGTAAAGATAAGTGGCTGGTGTTTGGAGACAGAAGCTCAAAATTCTTCCACGGCTCGGTCAAGATGAGAAGATCCAAGAATCAAGTCTTGAAGTTAAAAGACAAGGAGGGACATGAGCAGTGGACAGATGAAGCTAAAGCGGAGATTGCTATTGAATATTTCAATGAGCTTTTCAAGTCTACCAACACAAATTCGTATGATCCTGTCTTTGAAGACTTTGTTCCAAAAGTAACCAACTCCATGAATGTTGATCTGTTGAGAGCTGTATCAAAGGAGGAAGTCAAGGACgctattttttctataaatgcTGATAGTGCCCCTGGGCCTGACGGCATGACTGGCGCCTTCTTCCAGAAATACTGGGACATAATTGGAGAGCAGGTCACAAATGAAATTTGTGAAGTTTTTGCCCAAGGTGCTTTACCGCAGGAATGGAACCTCACCTATCTTTGTTTACTGCCCAAGATACCCAACCCTGAGCACATGTCTGACTTGCGACCGATAAGCCTTTGTTCGATCCTTTATAAAACGGTATCCAAGATATTGGTTAGGAGAATTCAGCCTCTCCTCCCAACCATTGTCTCGGTGAACCAGTCAGCATTTGTCTCTGATCGCGTGATCTCAGACAACATTGTGATCGCACACGAAGCGGTTCATGCCCTCAAAGTTCATCCTAAGATAGCTCAAGAGTACATGGCCGTTAAAACTGACATGTCTAAAGCGTATGATCGGGTCGAATGGAGCTATCTGAGATCACTCCTGCGAGCTTTGGGTTTTGATGAAAGAGTGGTCGTTTGGCTTATGATGTGCGTTACCTCGGTGACATTTTCGGTACTGGTGAATGACCAACCTTATGGTTTAATTTCGCCCCAGAGAGGAATTCGACAGGGAGATCCTCTCTCTCCCTTCTTATTTGTGCTGTGCACCGAAGGTCTAACACATCTGTTAAATGTGGTGGAAAGAAATGGCCTCTTAAATGGTTTACGTTTCTCGGAGGATGGGCCTTCGATTCACCATCTCCTTTTTGCCGATGACAGCCTATTCATGTGCAAAGCTTACCTTGCTCAAGCTACGGTTCTTCACCGGGTTCTTGAGTTTTATGGAGAAGCTACGGGCCAGTGTATCAATCTGTTGAAGTCTTCGATATCCTTTGGGGACAAAGTGGATGTCCAGACTAGGCTCCTGGTGCGTGAGATCATGGGTATTGAAAATGAAGGTGGAGCAAGTAAGTATTTGGGGCTTCCGGAATGTTTCTCCGGATCTAAAGTGGAATTGTTCTCCTATTTGAAGGATAGGACACAAGCTCGGCTTGATTTGTGGTATTTACAGCATTTATCTCAAGGGGGAAAAGAGATTCTACTGAAATCAACGGCGGGAGCTATACCTGTCTCGGCCATGGGATGTTTTAAACTCCCGAAGACGATTCTCTCCAAGCTTGCTACCATGATGGCCAATTATTGGTGGAGCTCTGAGCCTCATCACAGGAAGATGCACTGGATCTCTTGGGACAAGATGTGTTTACCAAAATCCCTTGGTGGGATGGGGTTCAAGGATCTAGAGTGTTTTAATCAAGCTATGTTAGCAAAGCAGGCAGAGAAAATCCTTAACAACCCGCATTGTCTTCTAGCGAGGTTTCTTAAGAGCATTTATTTTGTTGATGGGGATTTTCTTTCTGCTCCATTGGGCGTAAGATCGTCCTATGCATGGAGAAGTTTGTTGTTTGGTAGAGATCTTCTTCAAAAAGGGCTGAAGCTAAGAGTGGGGAATGGCCAAAGAACAAGGGTGGTTTGGCTAGACAAGTGGGTTGAGGATCCGATAGTGGGACTCAGGGCGCCTTGGATAAAAAACAATACCTTTGATGTTAATTTAAGGGCGGAATATCTTATTGATTTTGAAGAGAGAATTTGGAATCAACATAAGCTAAGGGAGTTGTTTGTCCAAGGGGATGTTGATATCATTTCTCGATGTCAGCCAGTGTGTCATAGAGATGATTTTTTCACTTGGAATTACAACAAGAATGGTCGCATATCTGTGAAATCGGCTTACTGGTTGGCATCTATGGAAAAGTTTAAGATACATCACTCACGATCTTTTGAGTTGCCGTCTCTGAATGGGTTGAAAGAGAGCTGCTGGCGGGTTCAGACAACACCAAAAATTAAAGTCTTCCTCTGGAAAGCAATGAGTGAGGCCCTGTCGGTTGCGGAACTGATCAATGCTAGAGGAATGCATGTTGATGCAAGATGTCAAGCTTGTGGTGAGGAACCTGAAACAATAAACCATGTGCTGTTCACTTGTCATGTGGCCAGACAAGTTTGGGCCCTCTCCAGTATTCCTAACACGCGTAAAGGGTTCCATGAGTTTTCAGTTTACGCAAACCTTAACTTCCTTCTCAATCTGAAGAGTTACGGTAACGGGCCTCTGAGACTGTGGAGAAGCTGGCCATGGATTGTGTGGAACCTTTGGAAGAGAAGAAATGAATTGCTCTTTAGAGGGAGAGGATTTTCGTTGGAGGAAGTGGTAAAGAAGGCGGAGAATGAGACTGAAGAATGGCTCCTTGCGCAAATTATGGAGAAGGAATGGTCTGTCTCTGAGAAAGTTAATAAGGCTGTGGACGGTTCGAAATGGACACCACCCCCTTCGGGTTGGCTGTGTTGTAATGTGGGAGTTGATTGGAGTAAAAGGGACGGCCAGGGTGGTGGAGGATGGGTCCTAAGGAATGAGCGTGGTGTTGTCATCCTTCACAGTCGGAGAGCCTTTTCGGGTTTGTTTAACAAAGATGAAGCAAACTTTGAAATCCTTAAGTGGGTGGTAGAGAGTATGAGAAGCCACCGCATCTCTAATGTGATCATTTCAGGTGACTTGGAGGCTATGTTTGGAGCAATAGCAAGACCCGATACTTGGccatcttttcttttctatgtTGGTGAAATTGAAAGAGAGTTGGTGGGCACCTCTGGTATTATATTTCAGAAAGTATCACGAGAAGAAAACAGAGGAGCCATGCTTATTGCGCAAAGTGTGACAAGAAAGGGATTGACGCAATCTTATGTGTCGAGTGGCCACCCTAATTGGTTGTATGAATTTTTTGTTAACGAAAGTAGACATATCTAG